The genomic stretch CTTTGAATGATTTGAGATCGAAGCTGGAAGAAACCATTTTGGGGAACAAGCTCTATAAGAAAGAAGTGGCTAAAGAGGCTCCAAAGGAGTCACCAGAAAAGGAAGGTGAAATGAAGAATACAAGAAGTAGATGGCCTTTATGTTTTCTGCACAGCGTTCCAATGCCTCAAGTTTTGGTGCATAGGCAGTAGCAGACAAATCCTAGACCATGAGTCGTCTTGCTTTATGTGAAAATTGCCCCTTCAAATCTCTATTCAGTTTCTCAGCCAGATAGCATAGGCAATAACCATGATAGCAGGCTTCACCAAATATATCGCGTAATGACTCTCTTATTCCTTTCTGGGAATCAGCAATAAATGTGATTTGCCTGGATGTTGAGACAGCAGACTTGAGTTCTGACAGAAACCAATGCCAATTTTCGTCAGTCTCTTCATCAACAACAGCAAAGGCTACTAGAAAGACACTATTATTCTCATCTGCAAATGTTGCAGCCAACAATGTGCCTTGATACTTTGAGTACAGAAGAGTGCTGTCAAGAAAAATAAGAGGCCGACAACCTTGCTGAAAACCAGATATTGATGCATGAAACGAGACAAAGAGCTTGTGGAAGCTGGAGTCCTCCTTTGTCGCGAATGTAGCAATACTACCTGGATTTGTTTCCATTATCTTTTGACAGAGGAAGGGTAGTTGGCAGTAGGCCTCTTTATAAGATCCCTGAAGCTGCTCACGGGCAATCTCCTTGGCACGCCATGCCTGCAAATCTAAATTGTGGCCGAGAGCGCATGGTTTCAGGATTAAGTATCAGCCACGAGGGCAATTGAATCAGGACAAGCCCTTGGGTAAATTTCGTGACACGTGGACGGTCCAAAGCTGAGAGTATACACTTGGATTCCGATAATCCAAAGCTGAGAGTATACGTGGATGAAACTTCTCTGAGACGGGAGATTTTCTCATTGCCTAATCTTTGAAATCTTGAGGAAAAAAACCAATTCTTGAACcctcattcttcaaaatcagTAAGATGTTTGCACCAGCTTCCTTGAAGAGAGACCTTGCACCCTCATTCTTCAAGATCTGAGCAAATGCATCTAGGGAGCTTTTGTACTTCCGCATAGAAGCAGATTCCAAAGTTAAACTTCAAACCCACCATGTTAAACCCTTAAATaagaaaaagggttttcttcttTTCTGCATAATGGGATAAAAATTATTTCCCAAGAAGCAATTAGGTTGAATAAGTTCTGGTGTATgacaaaagggaaaataaaGACAAGAGGAAGGCAATCCCCTTCCGAAACgttaaaaaggggaaaaaaatgaaaaggcaTCAAGAGTATCTAAAATCTAAAAGAAGCCAGTCCCCACATCCTAGATCCCAATTTCCAATTTTTACCGTTTGGAGCTGGTGCTCTGTGGTTTTGTTACAAATGGTGAAAG from Coffea eugenioides isolate CCC68of chromosome 8, Ceug_1.0, whole genome shotgun sequence encodes the following:
- the LOC113780823 gene encoding uncharacterized protein LOC113780823; its protein translation is MRKYKSSLDAFAQILKNEGARSLFKEAGANILLILKNEGSRIDLQAWRAKEIAREQLQGSYKEAYCQLPFLCQKIMETNPGSIATFATKEDSSFHKLFVSFHASISGFQQGCRPLIFLDSTLLYSKYQGTLLAATFADENNSVFLVAFAVVDEETDENWHWFLSELKSAVSTSRQITFIADSQKGIRESLRDIFGEACYHGYCLCYLAEKLNRDLKGQFSHKARRLMV